The region GGATGGTCCGTGTTCACTCGCTGCTACTGACCAGAACCCAGCCTGTCACTTGATGTTTCTCCGGGCCTCCTCTGGTCTGGACGGCCAGGTTGTCCCGGTCCCCAGGAAGGAGGGAAAACCTCTTCCTGCCCCCAATCACCTGCGGGAGAACGGCATCGTCATCTTCTTCATGGTTAGTGCTGctcgattttattttttttggtcctaCCTTCCTCCAAGTAAGCACGGGTGTGGGCACGCCAATGGCCTCGCAGCTGAGGAAAACCTGAGCGCCGCTTACGTTAAAAACGCGAGCGGGAGGGGTAACAATGACGGGAGCTGCCGAGACAAGAAGAGGAATTCTGTTtgggttggctggctggctggctggctggctcaggAATTCCGTGTTTGGGCCAGAGGCGGGTGGATCAGGATGATAAAGCCGCTATGTCAACTGTGAGCATGTGCACGCTCAAACTAGTTGCTAGCTTTGCATGAGCAAACGTGtcagataaagataaaaaaaaaaaatctgtgtttgGTCTTCTTCAACTGTGGGAGAGCGGAGTGTAGCGTGACCACCACAAAAATGTTGTTTGGTGAAGCTGTCACCATAACTAGATTTTGTGAGGCTTAATCACTTCAGCTGAAATGTTTGCAGACATACCAGAAGACAACTGAACATTtttaatgtaccgttttttttccatgtataatgtgcaaaatttaactaatttattgtcctaaaatctggagtgcgcattatacatgggtaatttttttttatttttttattttatccggatatcatacggcggccgccattacagatgcgctttcttctctggtgttcacttcgaacacaatgctctggtatcagacgcttgctcggtcacctgctcgtttgctgtcacaatgtaccctacacaaatccgaaacatttcttcgctatcgagtttgctagcgcatgcgcagtgatactgaccggcagaataacatgcggttgttcccaaagatgatctcttttctgaaataattttacgttgaccgacttaagtaggagtcaaaatttgggtgcgtattatacatgggtacaggcttttttccagcatgccatttttagggtgcgtattatacatgggggcgcattatacatggaaaaaaacggtatttgcaaATGTGGCCTGTTGGGCTGTCACAAATTGATCTTTTTGGAGTTGATTGCCCTGTTGAATAATTTGATTAATTACCGTTTTAAGGGTTAGTtccgacagatttttttttttttcccctggtcGACTTGGGTTAGCCATCCCAACCCCGCCCTTGTAGCATAaccatgattttttatttttttttaccccaaaCTATTCGCTTAGCATTAACAACAGCAAGAAAATGAAATGTTGATTTGTTTTTGATGCTATTGACGTTTTCCATGTTATTTGCTGAGCAGGAGTTGAAGTCTCCTCACCTGCGGCGCATCGCCCTTTGTTGAGCACGGCGACTTGCGGCCGTCCTTCTCGCTGCGCTTGCGCGTCGGCGCTCTTGAGCGCACAAACGTGCGCGTACGTGACGCCGTTGCTGCCGCACACTTCATCTTGGCttttgcacgcgcacacacccaCTTTGTTCTTCTTGTCGCCGCGCACGCACTCCATGCCGGCGCCGCAGCGTGGCGTGCCACCTCTGCCGCCTGCGCAGCGCTCACCCTCCGCAGCCAGACACAACGTGCAACAGCCGCACGCGTCCATGACCGAACCCACGGCGCATCCCGTGGCCGGCAGAGGCGCACATTGGGCTGGCTCGCACGGTCCGCACTCCCGAGCCGCCCGGACGCACAGCACAAAGGCGAGCGGAGCCCAACGCAACAGAAACAACACGGACTTCATGACGACCTCAAAGTTC is a window of Syngnathus typhle isolate RoL2023-S1 ecotype Sweden linkage group LG1, RoL_Styp_1.0, whole genome shotgun sequence DNA encoding:
- the igfbp7 gene encoding insulin-like growth factor-binding protein 7 — its product is MKSVLFLLRWAPLAFVLCVRAARECGPCEPAQCAPLPATGCAVGSVMDACGCCTLCLAAEGERCAGGRGGTPRCGAGMECVRGDKKNKVGVCACKSQDEVCGSNGVTYAHVCALKSADAQAQREGRPQVAVLNKGRCAAAPVIVTPPARVFNVSGAQVFLSCEAIGVPTPVLTWRKVIGGRKRFSLLPGDRDNLAVQTRGGPEKHQVTGWVLISPLTKDEAGTYECHAANAKGDASAVGEIRLVDDIRDVKVEVIGDVMIKEATMEEEL